The following are encoded in a window of Natrononativus amylolyticus genomic DNA:
- a CDS encoding heavy metal translocating P-type ATPase yields MAATAAEPTANCTLHVGQRPGRSCESCALALENALRNTAGVRDAEASFHSGILRIEYDERVTSPTDLERVVRDFGVTPREESADEDERRSTLHREAAFVAVTFVGMIVGLLAGWFDAPTEVSWVAYGAAYVFGGWYGLKASIETLRHRAVDIDLLMILAALGALSIGAPFEGAMLLFLFSLSNVLQHYAIGRSRRAIKSLMRMRPESARLLRDGEEVTVPIDEVEIDDVFVVRPGDRFPLDGVVESGDSTVDQSSLTGESVPVTKTPGDEVYGGTINETGSLEVRVTRQAHESAIARLIHMVEDAQGQKAPTQRLIDRLEQPYVLGVFGLTAVAIAVPTMLGQEFDSTFYRAMTLMVAASPCAVIISTPAAVLSAIAAGARQGVLFKGGEYVETAATINAVAFDKTGTLTEGDTQLTDAAVRDGATLEDAPLSEDRLLSLTAAVQSRSEHHLAQATVDAADERGLEVPIARGFQATVGKGVRATVEDRTIHIGNRRYFETVTEGTIDGIDEGSAALHALENEGKTSVLVAAETDDAVCVLGWLAFTDTVRPGAPEMVERLRELGVEHIVMLTGDNERVARSIAEEVGIDEVRAELLPEQKVESIEELIARHGTVAMVGDGVNDAPALATATVGIGMGGAGTDVALETSDIVLMSDDLSKIPYALGLGRATRRTLLTNLTIAFGAIVIMIGAILTAGIPLPLAVIGHEGSTVLVSLIGLRLLGYSG; encoded by the coding sequence ATGGCCGCTACCGCAGCCGAGCCGACCGCGAACTGTACGCTCCACGTCGGCCAGCGGCCCGGCCGCAGCTGTGAGTCGTGTGCGCTCGCACTCGAGAACGCCCTCCGGAACACGGCGGGGGTTCGTGACGCGGAGGCCTCGTTTCACAGCGGAATCCTCCGGATCGAGTACGACGAGCGGGTGACGTCGCCGACCGATCTCGAGCGCGTCGTCCGCGATTTCGGCGTCACGCCGCGGGAGGAATCGGCGGACGAAGACGAGCGGCGGTCGACCCTCCACAGGGAGGCCGCGTTCGTCGCCGTCACGTTCGTCGGGATGATCGTCGGCCTCCTGGCCGGCTGGTTCGACGCGCCGACGGAAGTCTCGTGGGTCGCGTACGGAGCCGCGTACGTCTTCGGTGGCTGGTACGGCCTGAAAGCCAGCATCGAGACACTCCGTCACAGAGCCGTCGACATCGACCTCCTGATGATCCTGGCGGCGCTCGGCGCGCTCTCGATTGGCGCGCCGTTCGAGGGAGCGATGCTGCTCTTCCTGTTCTCGCTCTCGAACGTGTTACAGCACTACGCCATCGGGCGGTCCCGTCGCGCCATCAAATCCCTCATGCGGATGCGCCCGGAGTCCGCCCGGCTGCTCCGGGACGGCGAGGAGGTGACGGTTCCCATCGACGAGGTCGAGATCGACGACGTGTTCGTCGTCCGACCCGGCGACCGCTTCCCGCTCGACGGGGTCGTCGAATCGGGCGACAGCACGGTCGATCAGTCCTCGCTGACCGGCGAATCCGTCCCCGTGACGAAGACGCCGGGAGACGAGGTCTACGGCGGCACGATCAACGAAACAGGCAGCCTCGAGGTCCGCGTAACTCGACAGGCCCACGAGTCGGCGATCGCCCGGCTGATCCACATGGTCGAGGACGCCCAGGGGCAGAAGGCGCCCACGCAGCGGCTCATCGACCGCCTCGAGCAGCCGTACGTGCTGGGCGTGTTCGGGCTGACGGCGGTCGCGATCGCGGTTCCCACGATGCTGGGCCAGGAGTTCGACAGCACGTTCTACCGCGCGATGACGCTCATGGTCGCCGCCTCGCCGTGTGCCGTCATCATCTCGACGCCCGCAGCGGTGCTCTCTGCCATCGCGGCGGGCGCCCGCCAGGGCGTCCTGTTCAAAGGGGGCGAGTACGTCGAGACGGCGGCGACGATCAACGCGGTCGCCTTCGACAAGACGGGGACGCTCACCGAGGGCGACACCCAGTTGACCGACGCGGCCGTCCGCGACGGGGCGACCCTCGAGGACGCACCGCTCTCCGAGGACCGGCTGCTCTCGCTGACCGCCGCCGTCCAGTCGCGGTCCGAACACCACCTCGCGCAGGCGACCGTCGACGCCGCCGACGAACGGGGGCTCGAGGTGCCCATCGCGCGCGGGTTCCAGGCCACCGTCGGCAAAGGGGTCCGGGCCACCGTCGAGGACCGGACGATCCACATCGGAAACCGCCGGTACTTCGAGACCGTCACGGAGGGAACGATCGACGGCATCGACGAGGGGTCCGCGGCGCTGCACGCCCTCGAGAACGAGGGGAAGACGAGCGTGCTCGTCGCGGCTGAAACCGACGACGCGGTTTGCGTCCTCGGCTGGCTCGCCTTCACCGACACCGTCCGGCCCGGCGCGCCGGAGATGGTCGAGCGACTCAGAGAACTTGGCGTCGAGCACATCGTCATGCTCACTGGCGACAACGAGCGCGTCGCACGGAGCATCGCCGAGGAGGTCGGGATCGACGAGGTGCGCGCCGAGCTGCTCCCCGAGCAGAAAGTCGAGAGCATCGAGGAACTCATCGCCCGCCACGGCACCGTCGCCATGGTGGGCGACGGCGTCAACGACGCGCCCGCGCTCGCGACCGCGACCGTCGGCATCGGCATGGGCGGTGCGGGCACCGACGTCGCACTCGAGACGTCCGACATCGTGTTGATGTCCGACGATCTGAGCAAGATCCCCTACGCACTCGGGCTCGGACGCGCCACCCGGCGGACGCTGTTGACCAACCTCACCATCGCGTTCGGCGCGATCGTGATCATGATCGGCGCGATCCTGACCGCGGGGATTCCGCTGCCCCTGGCCGTGATCGGCCACGAGGGGTCGACCGTGCTCGTCTCCCTGATCGGACTCCGGTTGCTCGGTTACAGCGGCTGA
- a CDS encoding ABC transporter permease subunit translates to MFEFLRYDGRKRLKGSLYLTVGMALLVAVIVWVFPSFRDTFEGDELLEAYPPEILQLFDIQTMASLEGFLAFELYVFGWVILLGLYFAYSAASVIADDVDRGRMDSLLAMPVSRPRLLAERFAALGVPILMVNLLVPPVVLAGAWLIDESLSVADVFAVHLLSVPYLFACAGIGILCSVAFDRVSIAQRVALGATFALFLVESMIEGTDYEPVGAIAPMRYYDPNEILLESSYDLTGAAVLIAMTVALVVLSQLWFVRKDI, encoded by the coding sequence ATGTTTGAGTTCCTGCGCTACGACGGCCGAAAGCGCCTGAAGGGGAGTCTCTACCTGACCGTCGGGATGGCGCTGCTCGTCGCGGTCATCGTGTGGGTGTTCCCCTCGTTCCGGGACACGTTCGAGGGCGACGAACTGCTCGAGGCGTACCCGCCCGAGATCCTCCAGCTGTTCGACATACAGACGATGGCCTCCCTCGAGGGCTTTCTCGCGTTCGAGCTCTACGTCTTCGGCTGGGTCATCCTGCTCGGGCTCTACTTCGCCTACAGCGCCGCGAGCGTGATCGCCGACGACGTCGACCGCGGGCGGATGGACTCGCTGCTCGCGATGCCGGTCTCCCGGCCGCGACTGCTCGCGGAGCGGTTCGCCGCGCTCGGGGTTCCGATACTCATGGTGAACCTCCTCGTACCGCCGGTGGTGCTGGCGGGTGCCTGGCTGATCGACGAGTCGCTCTCGGTTGCCGACGTCTTCGCGGTACACCTCCTCTCGGTTCCGTACCTCTTCGCCTGCGCGGGCATCGGCATCCTCTGTTCGGTCGCGTTCGACCGCGTCAGCATCGCCCAGCGGGTCGCGCTCGGGGCGACGTTCGCCCTGTTCCTGGTCGAGTCGATGATCGAGGGAACCGACTACGAGCCGGTCGGAGCCATCGCGCCGATGCGCTACTACGACCCGAACGAGATCCTCCTCGAGAGCAGCTACGATCTCACCGGAGCGGCGGTGTTGATCGCGATGACGGTCGCCCTCGTCGTCCTCAGCCAGCTCTGGTTCGTGCGAAAGGATATCTGA
- a CDS encoding ABC transporter ATP-binding protein yields MAAIELEGLTKDYGDVLAADDLTLRVETGEIFGYLGPNGAGKTTTIRMLLGFISPTAGTAQVLGSDIRDRKALIDARRRIGYLSDEPGFDEQATGTEVLELHADVKGDDRSAELLELFDPPLERKVRDYSRGNVQKLGLVTTFMHDPDLVILDEPTSGLDPLMKQRFSDFLRAEQQRGVTVFFSSHVLSEVRRLCDRVGIIRGGRLVTIEPVETLLKRSGKVVRINSAVPIPLETLDLEGVHDLETGSTDVDGVDPAVEFTECAFTFTGDINELLAHLPESDLLDLSIEEAPLEDVFMRFYGGEHDV; encoded by the coding sequence ATGGCCGCGATCGAACTCGAGGGGCTCACCAAGGATTACGGCGACGTGCTTGCCGCCGACGACCTGACGCTCCGGGTCGAAACCGGCGAGATATTCGGCTACCTCGGCCCGAACGGAGCGGGGAAGACGACGACCATCCGGATGCTCCTCGGGTTCATCTCGCCGACGGCGGGGACGGCGCAGGTCCTCGGGAGCGACATCCGGGATCGCAAGGCGCTGATCGACGCCCGGCGTCGGATCGGCTACCTCTCCGACGAGCCCGGATTCGACGAGCAGGCGACGGGGACGGAGGTGCTCGAGCTTCACGCCGACGTCAAGGGCGACGACCGGAGCGCGGAACTGCTCGAGCTGTTCGACCCGCCCCTCGAGCGCAAGGTCCGTGACTACTCCCGAGGGAACGTCCAGAAACTCGGGCTCGTGACGACGTTCATGCACGATCCAGATCTCGTGATCCTCGACGAGCCGACCAGCGGGCTCGATCCGCTGATGAAACAGCGCTTCTCGGACTTTCTGCGCGCCGAACAGCAGCGGGGCGTGACGGTGTTTTTCTCCTCGCACGTCCTGAGCGAGGTGCGGCGGCTCTGTGATCGCGTCGGCATCATCCGCGGCGGACGGCTCGTGACGATCGAACCGGTCGAGACGCTGTTGAAACGAAGCGGGAAAGTCGTTCGCATCAACAGCGCGGTCCCGATCCCCCTGGAGACGCTCGACCTCGAGGGCGTCCACGACCTCGAGACCGGATCGACCGACGTCGACGGGGTCGACCCCGCAGTCGAGTTCACGGAGTGCGCGTTCACCTTCACGGGCGACATCAACGAACTGCTGGCTCACCTCCCGGAGTCGGATCTCCTCGACCTCTCGATCGAGGAGGCGCCGCTCGAGGACGTATTCATGCGGTTCTACGGGGGTGAGCACGATGTTTGA
- the trxA gene encoding thioredoxin: MSTDAYSDPGDQPIDEPVYIESADHLETVVADHDVVLVDFFATWCGPCQMLDPILRGLASDTDAVIAKVDVDDHQLLAGEYGVRGVPTLLLFADGEQVEQHVGALPADQLRRLIEGYTTE; this comes from the coding sequence ATGTCAACTGATGCATACAGCGACCCTGGCGACCAGCCGATCGACGAGCCGGTCTACATCGAGAGCGCGGACCACCTCGAGACCGTCGTCGCCGACCACGACGTCGTTCTCGTGGACTTCTTCGCAACCTGGTGTGGCCCGTGCCAGATGCTCGACCCGATCCTTCGAGGACTGGCGAGCGACACCGACGCGGTGATCGCGAAGGTCGACGTCGACGACCACCAGCTGCTCGCCGGCGAGTACGGCGTGCGGGGCGTTCCGACGCTGCTGCTGTTCGCCGACGGCGAGCAGGTCGAACAGCACGTCGGCGCGCTGCCGGCCGACCAGCTGCGGCGACTGATCGAGGGATACACGACCGAATGA
- a CDS encoding MBL fold metallo-hydrolase, whose translation MSKTDQAKPTMDPDELAARRDDEELFILDVRNEDDYEEWRVDDSHNLPIYDELLEENFEGLESSLDEIPKDKEIAVICVAGVTSARAASFLRDRGYDARSVGDGMNGWGQVHVAYDVDVEGVTQIVRPGTGCLSYLVADEGEAAIVDPSLYVDEYRSFAAERDLEIVAAIDTHAHADHVSGAPLLAYELDVPYHLHPADEGELEDYSAIEDGDTITVGERSLEVVYTPGHTPGSVSLAWGGGLLSGDTLFIRSVGRPDLEGSDETDVREGASELFDSLDRLEECDGDTVVLPGHFSDEEIRPLATTIGDLESENDLFGMDDREAFVQAIVDGLSDEPANYNQIKAINWGKEPLTDDAADLELGPNNCAAN comes from the coding sequence ATGAGCAAGACAGATCAGGCGAAGCCGACGATGGACCCGGACGAACTCGCGGCCCGCCGCGACGACGAGGAGCTGTTCATCCTCGACGTCCGCAACGAGGACGACTACGAGGAGTGGCGGGTCGACGACAGCCACAACCTCCCGATCTACGACGAGCTCCTTGAGGAGAACTTCGAGGGTCTCGAGTCCTCTCTCGACGAGATTCCGAAGGACAAGGAGATCGCCGTCATCTGCGTCGCCGGCGTAACCTCGGCGCGTGCCGCATCGTTCCTGCGAGACCGTGGCTACGACGCACGGTCGGTCGGCGACGGCATGAACGGCTGGGGACAGGTTCACGTCGCCTACGATGTCGACGTCGAGGGCGTGACCCAGATCGTCCGTCCCGGCACCGGCTGTCTCTCCTACCTCGTCGCGGACGAGGGTGAGGCCGCCATCGTCGACCCCAGCCTGTACGTCGACGAGTACCGGTCATTCGCCGCCGAGCGCGACCTCGAGATCGTCGCCGCGATCGACACCCACGCCCACGCCGATCACGTCAGCGGCGCGCCGCTCCTCGCCTACGAACTCGACGTGCCGTACCACCTGCACCCGGCCGACGAGGGCGAACTCGAGGACTACTCCGCGATCGAGGACGGCGATACCATCACCGTCGGCGAGCGCTCTCTCGAGGTCGTCTACACGCCCGGCCACACGCCCGGCAGCGTCTCGCTCGCGTGGGGAGGCGGGCTCCTGTCGGGGGACACGCTGTTCATCCGCAGCGTGGGTCGTCCCGACCTCGAGGGGAGCGACGAAACCGACGTTCGCGAGGGGGCGAGCGAACTGTTCGACAGCCTCGACCGCCTCGAGGAGTGCGACGGCGACACGGTCGTCCTGCCGGGCCACTTCAGCGACGAGGAGATCCGCCCGCTGGCGACGACGATCGGCGACCTCGAGTCGGAAAACGACCTGTTCGGAATGGACGACCGCGAGGCCTTCGTGCAGGCGATCGTCGACGGGCTCTCCGACGAGCCGGCGAACTACAACCAGATCAAGGCGATCAACTGGGGAAAGGAGCCGCTGACCGACGACGCGGCGGACCTCGAACTCGGACCGAACAACTGCGCGGCGAACTAG
- a CDS encoding DUF2243 domain-containing protein encodes MSTETRTKTWFGLHERVKPLVQAGVVLGVGLGGFFDGIVLHQILQTHHMLSARTDTTELGDLQLNIIADGLFHAGTLLFTILGVVLLVRAWRRRDVPPSGRVLAGSALAGWGLFNLLEGIVNHHLLELHRVWPEGPGGALVWDVGFLLSGVLFLVGGYAVVRSDDAAKPDARDEDVPKERAEEL; translated from the coding sequence ATGTCAACAGAAACACGGACGAAGACCTGGTTCGGACTGCACGAGCGCGTCAAACCGCTGGTGCAGGCTGGCGTCGTACTCGGGGTCGGACTGGGGGGTTTCTTCGACGGAATCGTATTGCACCAGATTCTCCAGACACATCACATGCTGTCGGCCAGGACCGACACGACGGAGCTCGGCGACTTGCAGCTGAACATCATCGCGGACGGGCTCTTTCACGCCGGGACGCTGCTCTTCACGATTCTGGGAGTCGTCCTGCTCGTCCGCGCGTGGCGACGTCGGGACGTCCCCCCGTCCGGGAGAGTGCTCGCGGGGTCGGCGCTCGCCGGCTGGGGCCTGTTCAACCTCCTCGAGGGGATCGTCAACCACCACCTCCTGGAGCTTCACCGCGTCTGGCCGGAGGGTCCCGGCGGCGCCCTCGTCTGGGACGTGGGATTCCTGCTGTCGGGCGTCCTCTTCCTCGTCGGTGGATACGCGGTCGTCCGGAGCGACGACGCGGCGAAACCCGACGCTCGTGACGAGGACGTTCCGAAAGAACGGGCCGAGGAACTCTAG
- a CDS encoding four-helix bundle copper-binding protein: MSLQDLPHADDEMHECIDNCLEAAQACEWCADACAEEDEDMAECIRLCRDVADLTTLHARFMARDSAYHADLAAVCADACEACAEECARHDHDHCQVCAEVVSECAETCRAMASH; this comes from the coding sequence ATGTCGTTACAAGACCTGCCACACGCCGACGACGAGATGCACGAGTGCATAGACAACTGCCTCGAGGCCGCACAGGCCTGCGAGTGGTGTGCGGACGCCTGCGCTGAGGAGGACGAGGACATGGCCGAGTGCATCCGCCTCTGTCGCGACGTGGCGGACCTCACCACGCTCCACGCGCGGTTCATGGCCCGCGATTCGGCCTATCACGCCGACCTGGCGGCGGTCTGTGCCGACGCCTGCGAGGCGTGTGCAGAGGAGTGCGCTCGCCACGACCACGACCACTGCCAGGTGTGTGCCGAGGTCGTCTCGGAGTGCGCGGAGACCTGCCGGGCGATGGCCAGCCACTGA
- a CDS encoding cobyrinic acid a,c-diamide synthase, with amino-acid sequence MDGDRERNTQPDYSCLDTPRGLVVGGVSSDVGKTVATLVAITALERAGYEVQPAKAGPDFIDPSHHEAVAGRPSRTLDPWLCGVDGMRRNYARGEGDLCLVEGMMGLYDGDVSSTAAVAAALELPVVLVVDAYAGMESVAATALGFQAYADECDAGVEVAGIIAQRAHGGRHERGIREALPESLEYLGRIPPLEDLEIPDRHLGLHMGSEAELPTEALAEAGEHLDGERLAALAETPTTVPTVAQAETTGARIAVADDGAFCFRYPATLERFRERGTLVPFSPVAGDPVPECDGVYVPGGYPERYAAELEAAGTLDALGELASDGLPVLGECGGLMAMGQSVTTGDDDRYRMAGILPVDVTMHDRYRALDHVELAATTDTLTARAGERLRGHEFHYSSTDVDGDARFAFEVVRGTGLDGSHDGVREYASLGTYAHVHPESGAFDRFLEVVSA; translated from the coding sequence ATGGACGGCGACCGCGAGCGAAACACGCAACCAGACTACTCCTGTCTCGACACACCGCGAGGGCTGGTCGTAGGCGGCGTCAGCAGCGACGTCGGGAAGACCGTGGCGACGCTCGTCGCGATCACCGCCCTCGAGCGGGCGGGTTACGAAGTGCAACCGGCGAAGGCCGGCCCCGACTTCATCGACCCGAGCCACCACGAGGCCGTTGCGGGTCGCCCCTCACGAACGCTCGACCCCTGGCTCTGCGGCGTCGACGGGATGCGTCGGAACTACGCTCGCGGCGAGGGTGACCTCTGTCTCGTCGAGGGGATGATGGGGCTGTACGACGGCGACGTCTCGAGTACCGCCGCGGTGGCCGCGGCGCTCGAACTCCCCGTCGTGCTCGTCGTCGACGCGTACGCGGGCATGGAGAGCGTCGCGGCGACGGCGCTCGGATTTCAGGCGTACGCCGACGAGTGCGACGCCGGGGTCGAGGTCGCGGGAATCATCGCCCAGCGAGCCCACGGCGGCCGCCACGAGCGCGGAATCCGCGAGGCGCTCCCGGAGAGCCTCGAGTACCTCGGCCGGATCCCGCCGCTCGAGGACCTCGAGATCCCGGATCGCCACCTCGGACTCCACATGGGGTCGGAGGCGGAGCTGCCGACGGAGGCGCTGGCCGAGGCCGGCGAACACCTCGACGGGGAGCGGCTCGCAGCGCTCGCGGAGACGCCCACCACCGTCCCGACAGTCGCGCAGGCCGAGACGACGGGGGCCCGCATCGCCGTCGCCGACGACGGCGCCTTCTGCTTTCGCTACCCTGCCACGCTCGAGCGGTTTCGCGAACGGGGAACCCTCGTCCCCTTCTCCCCGGTCGCGGGCGATCCCGTTCCGGAGTGCGACGGCGTCTACGTGCCGGGGGGCTACCCGGAACGGTACGCCGCGGAACTCGAGGCCGCCGGAACGCTCGACGCACTGGGCGAACTAGCGAGCGACGGCTTACCCGTCCTCGGGGAGTGTGGCGGGCTGATGGCGATGGGGCAGTCGGTGACGACCGGGGACGACGATCGATACCGAATGGCCGGCATCCTCCCCGTCGACGTGACGATGCACGACCGGTACCGGGCGCTCGACCACGTCGAACTCGCGGCGACGACCGACACGCTCACCGCCCGCGCGGGCGAGCGGTTGCGGGGCCACGAGTTCCACTACTCGAGTACCGACGTCGACGGCGACGCGCGGTTCGCCTTCGAGGTAGTTCGCGGAACGGGACTCGACGGCTCCCACGACGGGGTCCGCGAGTACGCCTCGCTCGGAACCTACGCGCACGTCCACCCCGAAAGCGGCGCTTTCGATCGCTTCCTCGAGGTCGTCTCCGCGTGA